The Lycium barbarum isolate Lr01 chromosome 10, ASM1917538v2, whole genome shotgun sequence genome includes a region encoding these proteins:
- the LOC132615896 gene encoding uncharacterized protein LOC132615896 yields MLGMRMPIPNRCLVWACACRTSPLIFPPMGFTENGSATFLSTGNPCLDLFFHVVPDTPPEELLERLQLSWRHDALTTLKLICNLRGVRGTGKSEKEGFYTASLWLHDHHPKTLACNINAIADFGYFKDVLEILYRLLEGPEVRKNEKKEWMKKKREGFLEGLKEKKGSSIIPKEKAKRIQREKTLAKANKLLDRFTQDTDFQFLYDKVSGFFADALWEDMELYNEGKFYELSLAAKWCPSLDSSYDKSLLMCESVGRKLFPRNDDDYIDLEDDAHYAYRVRNRLRKDVLVPLHKALEIPEVYICANKWEELPYKRVPSVAMKMYKKLFYKHDKKRFEQYLDDVKSGKTTIAAGALLPHEIIASLDDSTGPGVAELQWERMVNDLAKKGKLTNCMAVCDVSGSMIRTPMEVSVALGLLISELSEEPWKGKLITFSENPEFHIVKGENLSQKTGFIRRMEWGSNTDFQQVFDKILEVAVKGKLSEGQMIKRLFVFSDMEFDQASRRPWETDYQVISRKFKEKGYYRVPEIVFWNLRDSKATPVPSNQQGVALVSGFSKNLVTLFLEEGGIMTPEAVMMQAISGDEYQKLVVFD; encoded by the coding sequence ATGCTGGGAATGCGCATGCCCATACCAAACAGGTGTTTGGTATGGGCATGCGCATGCCGAACAAGCCCATTAATATTTCCTCCAATGGGTTTCACAGAGAATGGTTCAGCAACTTTTCTATCTACTGGAAACCCATGTTTAGATTTATTTTTCCATGTTGTCCCTGACACCCCACCTGAAGAATTATTGGAAAGATTGCAACTTTCTTGGAGACATGATGCTTTGACAACCCTTAAGCTTATTTGTAATTTAAGGGGAGTTAGAGGCACTGGTAAATCAGAGAAAGAAGGGTTTTATACGGCTTCTTTATGGCTTCACGATCACCATCCTAAAACCCTAGCATGCAATATTAATGCCATTGCCGATTTCGGGTATTTTAAGGATGTGTTGGAAATTTTGTACAGATTGCTTGAGGGTCCTGAAGTTAGAAAGAATGAAAAAAAAGAGTggatgaaaaagaaaagagagggaTTTTTGGAGGGTTTAAAGGAGAAAAAAGGTAGTAGTATTATTCCTAAGGAGAAGGCCAAAAGAATTCAGAGGGAAAAGACACTGGCTAAGGCAAACAAATTATTGGACAGATTCACACAAGATACTGATTTTCAATTCCTGTATGATAAAGTGTCTGGTTTCTTTGCTGATGCTTTGTGGGAAGACATGGAATTGTACAATGAGGGGAAGTTTTATGAGCTTAGCCTTGCGGCTAAGTGGTGTCCATCTCTTGATTCTTCTTATGATAAGTCATTGCTAATGTGTGAAAGTGTTGGAAGAAAGTTATTTCCTCGTAATGATGATGACTACATCGATCTTGAAGACGATGCTCATTATGCTTATCGCGTGAGGAATAGATTGAGAAAAGACGTGCTCGTGCCACTCCACAAGGCGTTGGAGATTCCAGAGGTTTATATTTGTGCAAATAAGTGGGAAGAGCTTCCTTATAAACGCGTCCCTTCTGTGGCCATGAAAATGTACAAGAAATTGTTCTACAAGCACGATAAAAAACGATTCGAGCAGTATCTTGATGATGTCAAGAGTGGGAAAACAACAATCGCGGCTGGTGCTCTGCTTCCACATGAGATAATTGCATCATTGGATGATTCCACAGGGCCGGGAGTTGCAGAGCTTCAATGGGAAAGGATGGTTAATGACTTAGCAAAAAAGGGGAAATTAACAAATTGTATGGCAGTTTGTGATGTATCAGGAAGCATGATACGGACTCCAATGGAGGTTTCTGTGGCTTTGGGGCTGCTTATTTCTGAACTTAGTGAAGAACCTTGGAAAGGCAAGCTAATTACATTCAGTGAGAATCCAGAATTTCACATTGTAAAGGGAGAAAATTTGTCTCAAAAGACAGGTTTTATTAGGAGAATGGAATGGGGTTCCAATACAGATTTTCagcaagtgtttgataaaattctTGAAGTTGCTGTGAAGGGGAAATTGAGCGAAGGGCAGATGATAAAGAGATTGTTTGTTTTTAGTGACATGGAATTTGATCAGGCTTCAAGAAGACCATGGGAAACTGATTATCAAGTGATATCGAGAAAGTTTAAGGAAAAAGGTTATTACAGGGTGCCTGAAATTGTGTTTTGGAATTTGAGGGATTCAAAGGCAACACCAGTTCCTAGTAATCAACAAGGAGTGGCACTTGTGAGTGGATTTTCAAAGAATCTTGTGACTTTGTTCTTGGAGGAAGGTGGGATTATGACCCCAGAAGCTGTGATGATGCAAGCTATTTCTGGTGATGAGTATCAAAAGCTTGTAGTGTTTGATTGA
- the LOC132614248 gene encoding uncharacterized protein LOC132614248 isoform X1, whose product MKDDWISTALSDDTVVADLLFQLKHHHPTHTPAMGLSGWGSHKPRSKPSSNTSVKKAYITTTRCSPTTPLSWSGGTASPSDGASDLSSAFRSKGTFTHETSNISSSSSKRSKNKRQTFTELKEKENLLLNERVHLERELASTHVNLNEQRARSDNLKRIKIDLNLQSSNDMAAAESVSNRCSNLLEPSRTDHADSVLSRHTMDDDLASSENQNRGFFLPDLNVMPSEDEIGTLWN is encoded by the exons ATGAAAGACGATTGGATATCCACTGCTTTATCCGATGATACAGTTGTGGCTGACCTTCTTTTCCAACTCAAACACCACCACCCAACTCATACGCCGGCGATGGGTTTGAGTGGTTGGGGTAGCCATAAGCCGAGGTCTAAGCCGTCATCAAATACATCTGTTAAGAAAGCATATATTACTACTACGAGGTGTAGCCCTACAACGCCGCTTTCATGGAGTGGCGGTACTGCTTCACCTAGCGATGGTGCCTCCGATCTATCTTCCGCTTTCAGATCCAAG GGCACTTTCACTCATGAAACAAGTAACATTAGCAGCAGCAGTAGCAAAAGATCAAAAAACAAGAGG CAGACATTCACTGAACTTAAGGAGAAAGAGAACTTGCTACTAAATGAGAGGGTACATCTGGAGAGG GAACTAGCGTCGACTCATGTGAACCTCAATGAGCAAAGAGCTAGGAGTGATAACTTGAAGAGAATCAAG ATTGATTTGAATCTACAATCCTCAAATGACATGGCTGCAGCAGAATCAGTGTCCAATCGATGCTCCAACTTGCTTGAACCATCAAGAACCGACCATGCTGATTCAGTTTTGTCAAGACATACCATGGATGATGACTTGGCCTCTAGTGAGAATCAGAATAGAGGCTTTTTTCTACCTGATCTAAATGTGATGCCCTCGGAGGATGAAATTGGCACACTATGGAATTAG
- the LOC132614248 gene encoding uncharacterized protein LOC132614248 isoform X2 codes for MKDDWISTALSDDTVVADLLFQLKHHHPTHTPAMGLSGWGSHKPRSKPSSNTSVKKAYITTTRCSPTTPLSWSGGTASPSDGASDLSSAFRSKGTFTHETSNISSSSSKRSKNKRTFTELKEKENLLLNERVHLERELASTHVNLNEQRARSDNLKRIKIDLNLQSSNDMAAAESVSNRCSNLLEPSRTDHADSVLSRHTMDDDLASSENQNRGFFLPDLNVMPSEDEIGTLWN; via the exons ATGAAAGACGATTGGATATCCACTGCTTTATCCGATGATACAGTTGTGGCTGACCTTCTTTTCCAACTCAAACACCACCACCCAACTCATACGCCGGCGATGGGTTTGAGTGGTTGGGGTAGCCATAAGCCGAGGTCTAAGCCGTCATCAAATACATCTGTTAAGAAAGCATATATTACTACTACGAGGTGTAGCCCTACAACGCCGCTTTCATGGAGTGGCGGTACTGCTTCACCTAGCGATGGTGCCTCCGATCTATCTTCCGCTTTCAGATCCAAG GGCACTTTCACTCATGAAACAAGTAACATTAGCAGCAGCAGTAGCAAAAGATCAAAAAACAAGAGG ACATTCACTGAACTTAAGGAGAAAGAGAACTTGCTACTAAATGAGAGGGTACATCTGGAGAGG GAACTAGCGTCGACTCATGTGAACCTCAATGAGCAAAGAGCTAGGAGTGATAACTTGAAGAGAATCAAG ATTGATTTGAATCTACAATCCTCAAATGACATGGCTGCAGCAGAATCAGTGTCCAATCGATGCTCCAACTTGCTTGAACCATCAAGAACCGACCATGCTGATTCAGTTTTGTCAAGACATACCATGGATGATGACTTGGCCTCTAGTGAGAATCAGAATAGAGGCTTTTTTCTACCTGATCTAAATGTGATGCCCTCGGAGGATGAAATTGGCACACTATGGAATTAG